A genomic window from Paenibacillus sp. FSL K6-0276 includes:
- a CDS encoding LysM peptidoglycan-binding domain-containing protein, protein MLKYSTYRSIYDKAPVVESLGNNPIPRYSAQIKEITELLLERLMRLFRRDFVVKLTLIIVLVLSGLTVVGNVFAGSTTLMKDEKRVVVERGDTLWSIALENKPSDMKTAVYIEGIKKSNGIKGSQINAGDILTLPFY, encoded by the coding sequence ATGTTAAAATACAGTACATACCGTAGCATCTACGATAAAGCCCCAGTGGTTGAATCTTTAGGAAATAATCCTATTCCCCGTTATTCAGCTCAGATTAAAGAGATTACAGAGCTTTTGCTTGAACGATTAATGCGTTTGTTCCGGAGAGATTTTGTTGTTAAACTGACATTGATCATTGTGCTCGTACTATCAGGACTTACAGTAGTAGGCAATGTATTTGCAGGATCTACTACTTTAATGAAGGATGAGAAGCGCGTAGTGGTTGAACGTGGAGATACACTTTGGAGTATTGCTCTTGAGAATAAACCTTCTGATATGAAGACGGCTGTATATATAGAAGGAATTAAAAAATCCAATGGCATTAAAGGTAGTCAGATTAATGCTGGAGATATTCTCACTTTACCTTTTTATTAA
- the lexA gene encoding transcriptional repressor LexA produces MSKISSRQLAILEFIRSEVRSKGYPPSVREIGEAVGLASSSTVHGHLDRLEKKGLIRRDPTKPRAIELLGQEDSENVHHFAQTVARIPVVGKVTAGVPITATENIEDYFPLPTHYVGDNKVFMLSVQGDSMVEAGIMNGDYVIVRQQQTADNGDIVVAMTEEDEATVKTFYKERDHIRLQPENPAYEPLRLNRVTILGRVIGLFRDIH; encoded by the coding sequence ATGTCAAAGATTTCAAGTCGCCAACTGGCGATCCTGGAATTTATACGTAGCGAAGTCCGCAGCAAGGGTTATCCTCCTTCCGTCCGGGAGATTGGAGAAGCTGTTGGCCTTGCTTCCAGCTCCACAGTTCACGGTCATTTGGATCGGCTAGAGAAGAAGGGACTTATCCGTCGAGATCCAACGAAGCCTCGTGCGATAGAATTGCTTGGCCAAGAGGATTCCGAGAATGTCCATCATTTCGCACAAACCGTCGCTCGCATTCCTGTCGTAGGTAAGGTTACCGCCGGGGTTCCTATCACTGCTACTGAGAATATTGAAGACTACTTCCCGCTTCCAACTCACTATGTTGGAGATAACAAAGTATTTATGTTATCGGTTCAAGGTGACAGTATGGTCGAAGCTGGGATTATGAATGGTGACTATGTAATTGTTCGCCAACAACAAACGGCTGATAACGGAGATATCGTTGTAGCTATGACCGAAGAAGATGAAGCAACCGTTAAGACCTTTTATAAAGAACGTGATCATATACGTCTTCAGCCGGAGAATCCGGCGTACGAGCCTCTTCGCCTTAATCGCGTGACCATTCTCGGCAGAGTTATCGGATTATTTCGAGATATCCACTAA
- a CDS encoding L,D-transpeptidase → MPNYRIIVDLTQRMLYLLDNDIVIRGFPVGIGKMLTQSPLGDFTIINKQPDPGGPFGVFWMGLSKPHYGIHGNNDPASIGHEVSHGCIRMYNEDVLTLAAIVPIGTRVTIRN, encoded by the coding sequence ATGCCAAATTACCGAATAATAGTTGATCTGACGCAACGTATGCTTTATCTTCTTGATAACGACATTGTGATCAGGGGCTTCCCAGTCGGAATCGGTAAAATGTTAACTCAATCACCACTCGGTGACTTCACAATTATTAACAAACAGCCTGATCCAGGCGGTCCGTTTGGGGTCTTTTGGATGGGTCTATCTAAGCCTCACTATGGGATACATGGAAATAACGATCCCGCATCCATAGGGCACGAAGTTTCCCACGGTTGTATTCGTATGTACAATGAGGATGTGTTAACACTAGCTGCGATTGTTCCGATTGGAACACGAGTAACGATCAGGAATTAA
- a CDS encoding methyltransferase domain-containing protein, protein MLSTTEAFAKSLSSYLNYIQMPWGSLFYHSAWRQIENHFTSEKKQSILDIGCGFGITSHEFAKRGYTVTGIDPTSEMIAIAQDSALKEGLNIAYTTTILQDTDLLADSYDWIFCHNVLEYLDHPKEMLMAISEKQSVNGMLSLIAHNPVAKVMKKAIINKDPQGALDSIGNTQEYSGVIQTDISIYTKDQLVEWLADCGYEVRSTYGIHNIYGYIADNEIKMDEDWNEQMVELELKLSCVSPYKDIAIFTHLIAEKSS, encoded by the coding sequence ATGTTATCAACAACGGAGGCTTTTGCAAAATCGCTGAGTTCCTATTTAAATTATATCCAAATGCCTTGGGGGAGTTTGTTTTATCATTCTGCTTGGCGGCAAATTGAAAATCACTTCACATCAGAAAAGAAACAATCGATTTTAGATATCGGCTGTGGGTTTGGTATAACAAGTCATGAATTTGCAAAAAGAGGGTATACAGTAACCGGTATAGATCCGACTTCGGAGATGATAGCCATTGCTCAAGATTCAGCATTAAAAGAAGGACTTAATATAGCTTATACTACGACTATTCTACAGGATACAGACTTGTTGGCGGATAGTTATGACTGGATCTTTTGCCACAACGTGCTTGAATATCTCGATCATCCCAAAGAAATGTTAATGGCCATTAGTGAAAAACAAAGTGTAAACGGAATGCTCTCTCTGATCGCTCATAATCCAGTGGCCAAGGTGATGAAGAAAGCCATTATAAATAAAGACCCTCAGGGAGCTCTGGACAGCATTGGAAATACGCAGGAATATAGCGGCGTTATTCAAACAGACATTTCGATCTATACGAAAGATCAACTAGTGGAATGGCTTGCAGATTGTGGTTATGAGGTTAGAAGTACATACGGAATTCATAATATTTACGGCTATATTGCAGATAATGAAATAAAAATGGATGAGGATTGGAATGAACAAATGGTGGAGCTAGAGCTTAAGTTAAGCTGTGTATCTCCATATAAGGACATAGCTATTTTTACACATCTTATTGCAGAAAAGAGCAGTTAA
- a CDS encoding MBL fold metallo-hydrolase: protein MIKDRWFTVKGIDPTTYAISEYGHWEKVHSFLLLGKEKAVLIDTGLGIDNIKRITDQITDLPIAVITTHVHADHIGSHGQFETIYVHKEDEDWLINGIKGLSLSQIRKDMSRDITLPLPETFDPNTYTPFQGEPTALLQEGDVLDIGGRKLEIYHTPGHSPGHISIFDHANGYLFTGDLLYDVTPIYAFYPSTSPVDLVASLEKITEIPNVTQVFGSHNTLGLDPAILQEVKKAVRELREQDLVAHGTGIHQFNGFSMQF, encoded by the coding sequence TTGATTAAAGATCGTTGGTTCACAGTTAAGGGAATTGATCCGACAACCTATGCAATCAGTGAATATGGGCATTGGGAAAAGGTACATTCTTTTTTACTGTTAGGGAAAGAGAAAGCTGTGTTAATTGATACGGGATTAGGCATTGATAATATAAAAAGAATAACGGATCAGATAACAGACTTACCTATCGCAGTCATAACTACACATGTGCATGCAGATCATATTGGTAGTCATGGACAATTCGAGACGATATATGTTCATAAAGAGGATGAGGATTGGCTTATTAATGGAATAAAAGGCTTGTCCCTATCCCAGATAAGAAAAGATATGAGCCGAGACATTACCCTTCCTCTTCCTGAAACCTTTGATCCTAATACCTATACACCTTTTCAGGGAGAACCTACGGCTCTTTTGCAAGAGGGTGATGTGCTCGACATTGGAGGGCGTAAATTAGAAATTTACCACACTCCAGGTCATTCTCCAGGTCATATCAGCATATTTGATCATGCCAACGGATATCTATTTACAGGAGATTTATTGTATGACGTTACGCCTATCTATGCTTTTTACCCTTCGACTAGTCCGGTTGATTTAGTAGCTTCTTTAGAAAAGATTACGGAAATTCCAAATGTTACTCAAGTATTCGGCTCTCATAATACGTTGGGTCTGGATCCAGCTATTTTGCAAGAGGTGAAGAAGGCAGTTCGTGAATTGCGTGAACAGGATCTTGTCGCTCATGGTACGGGCATTCATCAGTTTAACGGATTTAGTATGCAATTTTAA
- a CDS encoding cupin domain-containing protein, with translation MVGSKHLVFDIRSLDPNKYSFPYHFHRNAEEIFVILAGKAMLRTPEGFKEVSEGDVIFFEIGPDGAHQLYNHTEAPCRYLDLRTNQGIDVCE, from the coding sequence ATGGTGGGTTCGAAGCATTTGGTTTTTGATATCAGATCTTTAGATCCAAATAAATATTCTTTTCCTTATCATTTTCATAGAAATGCTGAAGAGATATTTGTGATTTTAGCAGGAAAAGCAATGTTAAGAACTCCAGAGGGTTTTAAGGAGGTTAGTGAAGGCGATGTGATATTTTTTGAAATTGGTCCCGATGGTGCGCATCAACTTTATAATCATACGGAAGCACCATGCAGGTATCTTGATCTCCGAACGAATCAGGGCATAGATGTTTGCGAATAA
- a CDS encoding DUF5316 family protein — MQIFIDIGLAFVVVSGLCVGGFTTGTQQRGNFYSESQKDRKIKNKVANWSALGGVISFAVAGVIYLF; from the coding sequence ATGCAAATTTTCATAGATATTGGACTGGCCTTTGTTGTAGTTTCTGGTTTATGTGTTGGAGGATTTACGACAGGTACTCAGCAAAGAGGTAACTTTTATTCGGAATCCCAAAAAGACCGTAAAATTAAAAACAAAGTGGCGAATTGGTCTGCTTTAGGAGGAGTTATTTCATTTGCAGTAGCTGGGGTCATATATTTGTTTTGA
- a CDS encoding IS4 family transposase: MGTIPNQSVICKCLDLLPLSDEAFPLFNHRRRLTLVKAVKLLVEAQLNQRADLDEISQALRANRELQQAVGLKSISPSQVVRTLDNLPLEVLQRVWLLLTQQVAQMYPEQGVTGLGKLHLIDSTSLSLPELAGKWAYCSKHSNGVKVHLKLVIADSDTVYPTQVICSTLGVADSEVALDLVVDKDAIHVLDRGYRVYRLYETWLEQGLRFVARIQQNSRTLVLHEREVAPHPPVLRDADVLVSYKNAEKQLVEVQLRLVEYTDEKGRQYRVITNVWDKTAEQISEIYHHRWLIEIFFKWMKQHVSLIHLYSSREKAVWNQIFLALIGYALVLLLRNETDAAQSPWSFLKLLRCYMCQAWNRFLQELQRKPEKFSKGRQKKGKTGRPQTKPKKYKTVKKYANQ; the protein is encoded by the coding sequence ATGGGTACTATACCAAATCAATCTGTCATTTGTAAATGCCTTGATTTACTTCCGCTTTCCGACGAAGCGTTTCCGCTGTTTAATCATCGACGTAGATTGACGTTGGTCAAGGCCGTGAAACTACTTGTCGAAGCCCAACTCAACCAACGAGCAGACCTCGACGAAATTAGCCAGGCCTTACGAGCGAACCGAGAACTTCAGCAAGCAGTAGGTCTAAAATCGATTAGTCCTTCTCAAGTGGTGCGTACACTGGACAATCTACCGCTCGAGGTGTTGCAGCGCGTGTGGCTCCTGCTTACGCAGCAAGTCGCACAGATGTATCCTGAACAAGGCGTTACCGGTCTGGGTAAACTTCATCTCATTGATTCTACGAGTCTGTCTCTCCCTGAACTCGCTGGGAAGTGGGCCTATTGTTCCAAGCATAGTAACGGGGTCAAGGTTCATTTGAAGCTTGTGATTGCAGATAGCGATACGGTGTACCCGACCCAAGTCATTTGCTCGACGCTCGGGGTCGCCGACTCTGAAGTGGCCTTGGATTTAGTCGTCGACAAAGATGCCATTCATGTCTTGGATCGTGGGTATAGGGTGTACCGTTTGTATGAAACTTGGCTGGAGCAAGGTCTGCGGTTTGTCGCACGCATCCAGCAGAACAGCAGAACCCTCGTTCTTCATGAGCGTGAGGTCGCCCCCCATCCCCCCGTGTTGCGGGATGCCGATGTGCTTGTGAGTTACAAAAATGCGGAAAAACAACTCGTCGAGGTTCAGCTGCGTTTAGTGGAATATACTGACGAAAAAGGGCGTCAATATCGGGTTATAACCAATGTGTGGGACAAAACGGCCGAGCAGATTAGTGAAATCTATCACCACCGGTGGCTAATTGAGATCTTCTTCAAGTGGATGAAGCAGCATGTTAGCTTGATCCACCTGTATAGTTCACGAGAAAAAGCGGTGTGGAATCAGATCTTTTTAGCACTGATTGGATATGCATTGGTTCTTCTGCTTCGCAATGAGACGGACGCAGCGCAGTCCCCGTGGTCTTTTTTGAAGCTTTTACGGTGCTACATGTGCCAGGCATGGAACCGATTTCTACAAGAACTCCAGCGAAAACCAGAGAAGTTCTCAAAGGGAAGGCAGAAAAAAGGAAAGACAGGTCGTCCCCAAACGAAGCCGAAGAAATATAAGACGGTAAAGAAGTACGCCAACCAGTAA
- the glnA gene encoding type I glutamate--ammonia ligase — protein sequence MSFSKEDILRIAKEENVRFIRLQFTDLLGTIKNVEIPVSQLEKALDNKMMFDGSSIEGYVRIEESDMYLFPDLDTWVIFPWVTDSRVARLICDVYMPDGTPFAGDPRGILKRCLKEAEEMGFTAMNVGPEPEFFLFKTDERGNPTTELNDQGGYFDLAPTDLGENCRREIVLTLEEMGFEIEASHHEVASGQHEIDFKYADAITAADQIQTFKLVVKTVARQHGLHATFMPKPLFGINGSGMHAHQSLFKGKENMFYDESDKLGLSKTARYYMAGILKHARAFAAITNPTVNSYKRLVPGYEAPCYVAWSASNRSPMIRIPASRGLSTRVEVRNPDPAANPYLALAVMLKAGLDGIKRKLDLPAPIDRNIYVMSEEERIEEGIPSLPSDLKEALSEMIRSHVITEALGEHALAHFYELKEIEWDIYRTQVHEWERNQYMTLY from the coding sequence ATGAGCTTTTCTAAAGAGGATATTTTACGCATTGCCAAGGAAGAGAATGTTCGTTTTATTCGTCTGCAATTTACGGATCTATTAGGTACTATCAAGAATGTAGAGATTCCAGTTAGCCAATTGGAAAAAGCGCTTGATAACAAAATGATGTTTGATGGTTCTTCCATCGAAGGTTACGTACGGATTGAAGAATCTGATATGTATCTCTTCCCTGACCTTGATACATGGGTAATCTTCCCTTGGGTGACAGATAGTCGTGTTGCACGTCTGATCTGTGACGTTTACATGCCAGATGGTACACCTTTTGCTGGAGACCCTCGTGGTATCCTCAAACGTTGTCTGAAAGAAGCAGAAGAAATGGGTTTCACAGCTATGAACGTTGGACCAGAACCTGAATTCTTCCTATTCAAGACAGATGAAAGAGGCAATCCTACTACTGAATTGAATGACCAAGGTGGTTACTTCGACTTAGCGCCAACGGATTTAGGGGAAAATTGCCGTCGTGAAATCGTATTGACCCTTGAAGAAATGGGCTTTGAAATCGAAGCTTCCCACCATGAAGTAGCTTCCGGCCAGCATGAGATTGACTTTAAATATGCTGACGCGATCACTGCTGCTGACCAAATTCAAACCTTTAAGCTCGTCGTGAAGACGGTTGCCCGTCAACACGGCCTGCATGCAACTTTTATGCCTAAACCATTGTTCGGTATCAACGGATCTGGTATGCACGCTCACCAATCCTTGTTTAAAGGCAAAGAAAACATGTTCTACGATGAAAGCGACAAGCTGGGTCTGAGCAAAACTGCACGTTACTACATGGCTGGTATTTTGAAGCACGCTCGTGCTTTTGCAGCGATTACTAACCCAACAGTGAACTCATACAAACGCCTTGTTCCAGGTTATGAAGCACCTTGCTACGTAGCTTGGTCTGCAAGTAACCGTAGCCCAATGATTCGTATCCCGGCTTCAAGAGGACTTAGCACACGTGTTGAAGTTCGTAACCCGGACCCAGCAGCTAACCCATACCTCGCACTTGCTGTTATGTTGAAAGCAGGGCTAGACGGAATTAAGCGTAAGCTTGATCTTCCAGCTCCAATTGACCGTAACATTTATGTGATGTCTGAGGAAGAGCGTATTGAAGAAGGCATTCCGAGCTTGCCATCCGATTTGAAAGAAGCATTGAGTGAAATGATTCGTAGCCATGTTATTACCGAAGCTCTCGGCGAACATGCTCTGGCTCACTTCTACGAGCTGAAAGAAATCGAATGGGATATCTATCGCACTCAAGTGCACGAGTGGGAAAGAAACCAATACATGACTCTTTACTAG
- a CDS encoding MerR family transcriptional regulator → MGDEIRRNMALFPIGIVMKLTDLSARQIRYYEQHSLIVPARTSGNQRLFSFNDVERLLEIKALIEKGVNIAGIKQVMNPVSKESEEATVITPDTEVRRRELSDSQLHRMLKQELVSGKRPGQVSLIQGELSRFFNK, encoded by the coding sequence ATGGGTGATGAAATCCGCAGAAATATGGCACTATTTCCTATTGGAATTGTAATGAAGCTGACTGATTTGTCCGCAAGACAAATTCGTTATTATGAGCAGCACAGTCTGATCGTACCAGCACGTACGTCAGGGAATCAGCGTTTGTTCTCTTTTAATGATGTTGAGCGCCTATTAGAAATTAAAGCTCTGATTGAGAAGGGTGTTAATATTGCTGGCATTAAGCAAGTGATGAATCCTGTCTCTAAGGAATCCGAAGAAGCTACTGTTATTACCCCTGATACAGAGGTTAGACGTAGAGAGTTGTCCGATTCCCAGCTTCACCGAATGTTGAAGCAAGAACTAGTTTCCGGTAAAAGACCGGGACAAGTGTCTCTTATTCAAGGTGAGTTATCCCGGTTTTTTAATAAATAA
- a CDS encoding methionine gamma-lyase family protein, with amino-acid sequence MVVFAEDILRAAEAAEIEIEGAVKALDRIVDKNQWKVIEAFQRHQVSDFHFAGSTGYAYNDRGREVLDLVYADVFCAESALVRPHFASGTHTISTALFGVLRPGDELLYITGRPYDTLHKVIGKAGDGTGSLADFGITYREVALTADGKIDWDEVALSINEKTKVIGIQRSRGYDWRASFTVAEIGEMTSKVKLLKSDVIVFVDNCYGEFTEELEPPQVGVDLVAGSLIKNPGGGIAETGGYICGRQDLVELAAYRLTAPGIGGEVGAMLGTTRGLYQGLFMAPHTVGQALKGSIFAASVFQRCGFETKPAWNEPRTDLIQAVSFDGPDHLIAFVQGIQRAAAVDSHVVPEPWDMPGYEHPVIMAAGTFIQGGSLELSADAPIRAPYIGYMQGGLTYSHVKYGVLMALQSMRERKLL; translated from the coding sequence ATGGTAGTTTTTGCAGAGGATATTTTGAGGGCGGCAGAGGCCGCAGAAATTGAAATAGAAGGTGCTGTCAAAGCCCTTGATCGTATTGTAGATAAGAATCAGTGGAAGGTTATAGAAGCGTTTCAACGTCATCAGGTCAGTGATTTTCACTTTGCCGGTTCAACGGGGTATGCGTATAATGACCGTGGCCGTGAAGTGCTGGATCTTGTCTATGCTGACGTATTTTGTGCGGAATCAGCTCTTGTGCGACCGCATTTCGCTTCAGGAACACATACTATATCAACGGCCCTATTTGGTGTGTTGCGTCCAGGAGATGAACTTCTATACATCACAGGACGTCCGTACGATACCCTTCACAAGGTGATTGGTAAAGCAGGAGATGGGACAGGCTCCCTCGCAGATTTCGGAATCACTTACCGAGAGGTTGCCCTAACAGCAGATGGAAAGATCGATTGGGATGAGGTAGCTCTTTCTATTAACGAGAAAACTAAAGTGATCGGAATCCAAAGGTCACGTGGATATGATTGGCGTGCTTCTTTCACAGTAGCTGAAATTGGTGAGATGACTTCGAAGGTGAAGTTGTTGAAATCAGATGTTATTGTCTTCGTAGATAATTGTTATGGTGAGTTTACTGAAGAGCTTGAGCCACCACAAGTTGGTGTAGATCTAGTAGCGGGATCGTTAATTAAGAATCCAGGCGGAGGTATTGCTGAGACGGGCGGATACATCTGCGGTCGACAGGATCTTGTTGAACTGGCAGCTTACCGACTGACTGCTCCGGGCATCGGTGGTGAAGTGGGGGCCATGTTAGGAACTACTCGTGGGCTTTACCAAGGACTTTTCATGGCACCGCACACAGTAGGACAAGCACTAAAAGGGAGTATCTTTGCTGCATCTGTATTTCAGCGCTGCGGGTTTGAGACAAAACCAGCGTGGAACGAGCCTCGTACAGATCTGATTCAGGCGGTGTCTTTTGACGGGCCAGATCACTTAATTGCCTTCGTTCAAGGGATACAACGTGCTGCGGCTGTTGATAGCCATGTAGTTCCAGAGCCATGGGATATGCCTGGGTATGAACATCCTGTTATTATGGCGGCAGGTACGTTTATACAAGGTGGTAGTTTGGAGTTATCTGCAGATGCGCCTATACGAGCTCCTTATATTGGCTATATGCAAGGTGGATTAACCTATTCACATGTTAAATATGGCGTTTTAATGGCACTTCAAAGTATGCGGGAGAGAAAATTGCTGTAA
- the hflX gene encoding GTPase HflX, with the protein MAITTHDTETDVQDRAILVSLVTDKIKRTGIDPELSLQELVQLAETAGVEVLDVLRQNKETPDSRWFIGKGKVEELRMAADGLGANTAIFDQELSGAQVRNLEEALDLKIIDRTQLILDIFAGRAKTREGIIQVELAQLSYLLPRLSGQGKNLSRLGGGIGTRGPGESKLETDRRHIRDRITELKRQLDEVVKTRELHRERRRKAGAVQVALVGYTNAGKSTLLKQLTDADVYIENQLFATLDPTSRVLQLAGGKEVVLTDTVGFIQNLPHDLVASFRATLEEVNEANLVLHVVDASSPMREEQMEVVQSILQDLGAAGTPQIVLFNKIDLCQPEQLEMLPTGTGYLKISAFNPEDLIRITEIIADELAGDTLNFRIPGDRGDISSLLYRVGEVLETTYDENDVLYNVRLNKEDYDKWSYMLADFVDQQ; encoded by the coding sequence ATGGCAATAACTACGCATGATACGGAAACAGATGTACAAGATCGAGCGATATTGGTAAGTCTCGTCACAGATAAAATTAAAAGAACAGGAATTGATCCAGAGCTTTCTCTGCAGGAATTGGTGCAATTAGCAGAAACAGCAGGCGTTGAAGTCCTGGATGTGCTTCGTCAGAATAAGGAAACGCCCGATTCTAGATGGTTTATTGGCAAAGGCAAAGTAGAAGAGCTCCGAATGGCCGCTGATGGTCTTGGAGCTAATACGGCTATCTTTGATCAAGAACTGTCCGGAGCGCAAGTACGGAACCTTGAAGAGGCTCTGGATCTTAAGATTATTGATCGGACGCAGCTTATTCTGGATATTTTTGCGGGTCGTGCCAAAACGCGAGAGGGTATTATTCAGGTTGAGCTTGCACAACTCTCCTATCTGTTACCTCGGCTTTCCGGTCAAGGCAAGAACTTATCCAGACTAGGTGGCGGGATTGGTACCAGAGGTCCGGGTGAAAGCAAACTGGAAACAGATCGCCGGCATATTCGTGATCGGATTACTGAGCTGAAACGCCAGTTGGATGAGGTCGTTAAGACTCGGGAGCTACATCGAGAGCGTCGCCGCAAGGCAGGAGCAGTGCAAGTTGCACTTGTTGGGTATACGAATGCAGGGAAATCAACACTGCTTAAGCAACTAACGGATGCGGATGTCTATATTGAAAACCAATTGTTTGCTACACTGGACCCCACTTCACGTGTTCTTCAGCTAGCAGGTGGCAAAGAGGTTGTGCTTACGGATACTGTAGGCTTCATTCAGAATCTTCCGCATGATCTTGTCGCATCATTCCGTGCAACGCTGGAGGAAGTCAATGAGGCTAACTTGGTGCTACATGTGGTGGATGCCTCTTCACCAATGCGTGAGGAGCAAATGGAGGTTGTTCAATCCATTTTGCAGGACCTAGGTGCAGCTGGTACACCGCAAATCGTGCTTTTTAATAAAATTGATCTATGTCAGCCTGAGCAACTGGAAATGCTGCCAACAGGTACAGGGTATTTGAAGATCAGTGCATTTAACCCTGAGGATCTAATTCGGATTACCGAAATTATTGCTGATGAGTTGGCTGGAGACACGCTTAACTTCCGCATTCCCGGAGACCGTGGTGATATTTCTTCTTTGCTTTATAGGGTAGGAGAGGTACTGGAAACGACTTATGACGAGAATGATGTGCTCTATAACGTTCGTCTCAACAAAGAGGATTATGACAAATGGAGTTATATGCTTGCTGATTTTGTGGACCAGCAGTAA
- a CDS encoding AAA family ATPase gives MSGRVAAASGREEERPSRQINIVLRSQEPPAITNPSVETRPVPPKNHGHTSLFQELTQELEGLVGLDNIKELVFEIYALLQIAQMRAEAGLVSGGQAYHMVFKGNPGTGKTTVARIVAKLFQRMGVLTKGHLIEVERADLVGEYIGHTAQKTRDLVKKALGGILFIDEAYSLARGGEKDFGKEAIDTLVKAMEDHRSQFILILAGYSGEMEYFLMSNPGLPSRFPIQVEFPDYTIDQLLQIAELMAKERDYILMPQATLKLKQHLLVEKTESLHAFSNARYVRNAIEKAVRGQAVRLLNQYESNSPGKQELMTLRTEDFKL, from the coding sequence ATGAGCGGACGCGTAGCAGCGGCCAGCGGACGGGAGGAAGAAAGACCGTCTCGACAAATCAATATTGTATTGCGGAGTCAAGAGCCTCCAGCTATAACTAACCCTTCTGTAGAGACCCGGCCGGTGCCTCCAAAAAATCACGGCCACACTAGCCTATTCCAAGAGTTAACGCAAGAATTGGAAGGTTTAGTGGGTCTGGACAATATCAAAGAGCTAGTCTTTGAAATCTACGCCTTGTTACAGATTGCTCAAATGCGTGCTGAGGCAGGACTTGTAAGTGGCGGGCAAGCGTATCACATGGTCTTTAAAGGGAATCCCGGAACTGGCAAGACTACCGTGGCTAGAATCGTAGCTAAGCTGTTCCAGCGTATGGGTGTGCTGACCAAAGGACATCTTATTGAGGTGGAGAGAGCCGACCTTGTCGGTGAATACATCGGTCATACTGCACAGAAGACTCGCGATCTGGTGAAAAAGGCTTTGGGCGGTATTTTGTTTATCGATGAGGCTTATAGTCTTGCTCGCGGTGGAGAAAAGGATTTTGGAAAAGAAGCGATTGATACGTTGGTCAAGGCTATGGAGGATCATCGTAGTCAATTTATCCTTATCTTAGCTGGATACTCTGGAGAGATGGAGTATTTTTTGATGAGTAATCCCGGACTTCCTTCACGCTTTCCGATACAGGTGGAATTTCCCGATTATACGATCGATCAACTACTGCAAATCGCTGAATTGATGGCAAAAGAGCGCGACTATATTTTGATGCCTCAGGCGACACTCAAGTTAAAACAGCATTTGTTAGTAGAGAAGACGGAAAGCCTTCATGCTTTCAGTAATGCGCGGTATGTTCGCAACGCCATTGAGAAAGCTGTTCGTGGTCAGGCTGTAAGGTTGTTAAATCAGTATGAAAGTAACAGCCCGGGCAAGCAGGAATTAATGACGCTTCGAACAGAAGATTTCAAATTATGA
- a CDS encoding YdcF family protein, translating to MEWYVYGRDSSPIRIVSKKRRFWSKRTLLIALTIIVIAGLLWCAYALRNINKAATTDPMQKADTGIILGMSMWGDEPSPGLKERLDYGLKLYREGMFPRIIVTGGLDKPDLQYTEGQGMRNYLVAQGVPESAIYVENKATSTYENLLFSKEIMTREGLSSAIIITHTYHGWRSYEIADELGYVNPELGLTESNVLSMTMHKSREILAYTKWKLQQLFL from the coding sequence ATGGAATGGTACGTCTACGGAAGAGACTCTTCCCCGATTCGGATTGTTTCCAAAAAACGCAGATTCTGGTCAAAACGAACGTTGCTTATTGCTTTAACGATTATTGTGATTGCTGGATTGTTGTGGTGTGCTTATGCGTTAAGGAATATTAATAAAGCTGCCACGACTGATCCTATGCAAAAAGCGGACACTGGGATCATTCTTGGCATGTCGATGTGGGGGGATGAGCCTAGCCCTGGACTGAAGGAACGCTTGGATTACGGGCTGAAGCTTTATCGAGAGGGAATGTTCCCTCGTATTATTGTTACTGGTGGTTTAGATAAACCAGATTTACAATATACCGAAGGTCAAGGGATGCGAAATTATTTGGTAGCTCAGGGTGTGCCGGAGAGTGCTATTTATGTAGAGAATAAAGCTACCAGCACTTACGAGAATCTTTTGTTTAGTAAAGAGATTATGACACGTGAGGGTTTGTCTTCAGCGATTATCATTACACATACTTATCATGGATGGCGGTCTTATGAAATTGCAGATGAGCTCGGATATGTGAATCCTGAGTTAGGACTTACAGAATCAAACGTTCTATCGATGACTATGCATAAGTCGCGCGAGATTCTAGCCTACACGAAATGGAAGCTTCAGCAGCTATTCCTGTGA